The following DNA comes from Pseudomonas marginalis.
CTTGGCCATCTCACCGTTGTACTCGCCGGCGACGATCTTGCCGTTGCCCGCGCTTTCCCAAGGCGCATAGAAAGCCTTGACCTGTGCAGCCTTGTTCGCACCGCCAAAGGACACGACGGTCAGGTCCGGGCCAGCCATGGCCTGTGTCGCGCCCATCAAGCTCAGGGCCAGGACGGAATATTTCAGGGATCTCAACATTGTTGTTCTCTCCACGTGCAGGGTTGGTGAAGCCATGGGGCGATCAATTCGCCTCTAGAAGTGGGTCGAGTGCGCGAACGTGCTCGACTTGCCAGCCAATCGGTACCACGTCGCCGACCGCCAACGCCGGGTCCAGCTCGGCGATCGGTTGTTTCACAAAAAAATCGGCCTTGCCGCAGACTTCCAGGCGCACGCGCACGTGGTCGCCCAGGTAGATGAATTCCGCCACCCGCCCGGAGAAACGGTTGACGCAGCTTTCGCTGGAGCCATTGAGGCTGACACGCTCAGGGCGCACCGACAGGGTCACCGGACCGCCGATCTGGCCGACGTTCACCGCCAGCGCCTCGACCTTCTCGCCGCGCGCCAGCTCCACCACGCAACGCTCGCCGGTATGGCTGTGCAGGCGACCATTGAGGCGGTTGTTTTCACCGATGAAGTTGGCGACGAAGGTGTTCTTCGGCTCTTCATACAAGGTGCGTGGCGCAGCGATCTGCTGGATCTCGCCCTGGTGGAACACCGCCACGCGGTCGGACATGGTCAAGGCTTCGCCCTGGTCGTGGGTCACGTACACCACGGTCACGCCGAGGCGCTGGTGCAGGTGCTTGATCTCCATCTGCATGTGTTCGCGCAGTTGCTTGTCGAGGGCACCGAGGGGTTCGTCCATCAACACCAGTTGCGGTTCAAACACCAACGCCCGGGCCAAGGCCACACGCTGTTGCTGGCCGCCGGACAGTTGCGCCGGGTAACGCTGGGCAAAGGCATCGAGCTGGACCATGCTCAGCACGCGTTTGACCCGCTCGCTGATATCGGTCTTGCTCAAGCCCCGCACCGACAGCGGGAACGCGAGGTTCTCCGCAAC
Coding sequences within:
- a CDS encoding ABC transporter ATP-binding protein, with amino-acid sequence MSEVDSNDVLVSFRGVQKSYDGENLIVKDLNLEIRKGEFLTLLGPSGSGKTTSLMMLAGFETPTAGEIQLAGRSINNVPPHKRDIGMVFQNYALFPHMTVAENLAFPLSVRGLSKTDISERVKRVLSMVQLDAFAQRYPAQLSGGQQQRVALARALVFEPQLVLMDEPLGALDKQLREHMQMEIKHLHQRLGVTVVYVTHDQGEALTMSDRVAVFHQGEIQQIAAPRTLYEEPKNTFVANFIGENNRLNGRLHSHTGERCVVELARGEKVEALAVNVGQIGGPVTLSVRPERVSLNGSSESCVNRFSGRVAEFIYLGDHVRVRLEVCGKADFFVKQPIAELDPALAVGDVVPIGWQVEHVRALDPLLEAN